From the Saccharomyces paradoxus chromosome V, complete sequence genome, the window ATCTTTAGAAACTATCGGTTCGCCATCGGTGCCTTTGCTGTTATCATGCTTATTTTATTGATTAAAACATCTTCCATGGGTCCAAGCTCTATTGCACGTACAGTTGCAACTACTGCTAGTATTCCCAAAACGCCAGAGGATGTTTCTATCTCGCCCATTAATGATGAACCAGGCTACATTCACGATCCGAAGACTGAACAAAATTACCCTGAGCTGGCTGATGCTGTGAAGTCACAAACAAGTCAAACATGCAGTGAAGAACATAAGTATGTTATCATGATCGATGCCGGTTCTACTGGTTCCAGAATTCATATATACGAGTTTGATGTTTGTACTTCCCCACCTACCTTActttatgaaaaatttgagaTGTTAGAACCTGGTTTATCCTCTTTTGATACTGATTCTGTCGGCGCCGCCAACTCCCTTGACCCATTATTGGAAGTTGCAATGAAGTATGTTCCTCTTAAGGCAAGAAGTTGTACTCCCGTTGCTGTGAAGGCTACTGCAGGTCTAAGACTCTTAGGTGATGctaaatcatcaaaaattttaagtGCGGTAAGAGATCATTTGGAGAAGGACTATCCTTTCCCAGTTGTTGAGAAAGACGGTGTTTCCATCATGGGCggtgatgaagaaggtgtCTTCGCTTGGATTACTACAAACTACTTATTAGGAAACATTGGTACCAATGGTCCCAAGTTACCTACAGCTGCCGTTTTCGACTTGGGCGGTGGGTCTACACAGATTGTTTTTGAGCCTACTTTCTcagcaaatgaaaaaatggtCGATGGTGAACATAAATTTGATCTAAAGTTTGGCGATGAAAATTACACCTTATACCAATTTTCTCATTTAGGTTACGGTTTGAAGGAAGGTAGAAATAAAGTCAATTCTgttcttttggaaaacgCAATAAAAGATGGCAGAATCTTGAAGGGCGATAACACTAAGACTCACGAATTACTATCTCCATGCTTACCGCCCAAGGTTAATGccacaaaagaaaaggttACTTTAGAATCCAAGGAAACTTATACTATCGACTTTATAGGACCGGATGAACCAAGTGGTGCGCAATGTAGATTTTTGACAgatcaaattttgaataaaGATGCTGAATGTCAATTCCCACCATGCTCTTTCAACGGGGTTCATCAACCTTCTTTGGTTCGTACATTCAAAGAATCGAACGACATCTACATTTTCTCTTATTTCTACGACAGAACCCGTCCATTGGGCATGCCTTTGTCATTCACTTTGAATGAGTTAAAGGATCTGGCAAGAACAGTGTGTAATGGCGAAGAAACTTGGAAAAGTGTCTTCGGTGGCATTGCGGGATCCCTAGATGAATTGGAAAGTGACTCGCACTTTTGTTTGGACTTATCTTTCCAGGTGTCCCTATTACATACGGGATATGACATTCCATTACAGAGGGAATTAAGGACTGGTGAGAAAATTgccaataaagaaattggtTGGTGCTTAGGCGCGTCATTACCACTGTTGAAACCTGATAACTGGAAATGTAAACTCAGTCAAATCGAATAAGAGCACGAACACGGCCCTTTGGCTCATGTATAATAAGTAAGAGGACATAGCGGTGATATGTGTTCCGTTATGTGCCCTATTCTATAATCCTTGAACAATATGTAGACGATCTTTACGTTATGAAAATCACTATTATCCTCACAATAGTTTATAACACCGCCGAGACAGGGGCTCAAAAAGGCTTCCTGAGGTTTAACCATTTTGGTATAAGCCCGCCGAGCCTATTAATGTTTAAGAATGATCTAGAAGAGCTAATCCTTAGGATCTGGTAATCCTAGGCGCATGAGATGATTTggtttattttctgttaAGGATAGTTGTGTTGTTGCAAAATGGTATAGgtttgtttttgttctaGGGTGATTGTAAATATTGCACCGGTCCTCAAGAAAAGCGAAAACAAAAGGATAATCGGACTTATCTGGTGATAGAAGGAACCTACATTTCAGATCGTTTAAATAGGTTgttacatatataaatatatatatatataatcaGGTTGGTGTATTAATCTCATTTCTATAGCGCAGCGAAAAGGGAAATGGAAATAGGACAATCTCAGTAAATCTGCTTACGTGACATTATTTTACTAAAGAGATAATATGAAAACTGATAGGTTATTGATTAATGCTTCCACGGATACATGTACCAAGGTAGACGCTGAGGTAGAAACTATGGACAGACCGGTACCAATTAAAGTTTTGGCGGAAGGCAAGGTATTAAACAACTTCGAAGAACCGGGCTTAATGAAGTGCGGCTATCATGATGCAAAGAGCTGGGTCAGAAGACTATCGAGCGAAACAATTGTCGGTGACGATATGAATAATCTATACCCATTTTACGTTGATACTGCGTACGATGTTAGGCGTTTGAGAAAAGATATTATAAACGCTAAAATAGAATTGCACGTTGAAAACCTAATCATAATCTGCAATATTAATGACGTTTCCACTGTATTTCTCATGAGAGAAGTGGTGGAGTGGGTCTTACGCAACTTTCCATCAATAACTGTATACGTGcaagatatttttgaaaagtcaACTCAGTTTGCTGTAAGTGATCTCTGCGATGATAGCTGCTGCAGCAAAAATAGAGTAAAGTACTGGTCAAAGGAGTTTGTTCAGAAACATGATTCATTCTTTGATTTGATGATTACACTAGGGGGTGATGGAACTGTACTGTTTGCGTCGTCTATATTCACCAAAGAAGTTCCGCCGATTGTTCCATTTGCTCTTGGATCATTAGGATTTttaacaaattttgaatttcaaaaattcaaagaaacaCTGAAACATATTCTAACAGATGAGGTCCGTATTAATTTACGAATGAGATTGCAATGCAAACTCTATCGTAGAAATAAACCAGAAATTGATACTGTAACTGGGAAAGAAATATGCTTTATCGATTTCGTCTCTGAGCATCACGTGTTAAACGAAGTGACCATAGATAGAGGTCCAGCTCCTTGTTTATCTCTACTAGGACTTTATGGAAACGACTCATTGATGACTAAGGTTCAAGGTGATGGATTGATTGTTGCTACACCTACAGGATCCACAGCGTACTCATTGAGTGCAGGAGGCTCTTTGATATCACCAAGCGTGAACGCCATAGCAGTGACGCCTATCTGCCCTCATACTTTGAGTTTTAGGCCTATAATTTTACCAGACAGTATGGAATTAAAAGTTAGAGTAGATATGAACTCAAGAGGGACGTCGTGGGTGAACTTTGACGGTAAAGATAGAATTGAATTGAAGCAAGGTGACTATGTAGTAATAACTGCAAGCCCCTATTCAGTGCCAACCGTCGAGTCATCCCCCAGTGAATTTTTCGAAAGTATCAGTAAAAATCTTAATTGGAATGACCGCGAAGAACAAAAGCCATTTGCACACATTCTCTcaccaaaaaatcaagaaaagtaTAGGATAGATTCATCgaaaaatagaaacaaCAGCATAAGTAACTCCTCCGAGAGTTCATTTTTAAGTTCAGATACGCAAGATGAAGAGAGAAAATCCGTAATAGAAACGGAAATGGTTGTTGAACGGACTCGTCAAGCTCATTTTGCAATTTAACCTTTCTGGTCATTCTTTGCATTTCCATAATCAAGGGTTCACGATTGATGATAGACTGTCaaaccaattttttatttacctTTTTACTTCGAGAATGTTTTTACGTCATTTGCTGCATCAAAGAGAGTCAGTAGCAGTcgtacaaaaaaaagaagtgaAACAGTAGAGCCAGCACGCCGCGTCTGGTGAGAAGCCTTGCTAAGTTTTCTCATGCTGCCTGTAATTAGACTAGTCAAGTATACGACAAGGTTGCCTATCTTGCAATTATCGGAAGGCTATTTCCAGAATAGTGCAAAgcaaattttaaaatagtAACGAAATTTCATTCTAATTCCCAAATGAGGAAATATAATTATGACAGATAATTCCTGATTAGGAAGAAGCGCcaaaatttctgaaaaaaactttttctttttcaacctCGAAGAAAATTGTAGTTTCTTCGAAGATTTAGTgggaaattttcaaaagtggATAGTTTCCATATTGAAATTATAGAGGAGGCGTTAATACAACtgaaatataaaaagaacaacATTCCCGGTGATTATGATTTCTGTCGGACCCTGCTTTCTTGTAAAACTTCTATTTTCGTCCAACAAATAACCTAATTAAATACTTTTGTAATGACAATTGCTAATAGTTGGCTAATTTGTTTAGTcagtattttttccttcgtGATACGTGTCGAGGCCAGCACCTTCTGTAATGCTACTCAAGCGTGTCCTGAAGATAAACCATGTTGCTCACAATATGGTGAATGTGGTACTGGTCAATATTGTTTGAATAACTGTGATGTAAGATATTCATTTAGTCACGATTCCTGTATGCCAATACCTATTTGCAAAAGCTCATCTACTAAGTTCAAAGACTATTCCTCTAAGTTGGGAAATgctaatattttcttaggTAATGTTAGTGAAGCTGATTGGTTGTATACTGGTAATGTTATAGATtacgatgatgaagagagTTTAATTTTGGCTATGCCCAAGAACAGTGGTGGTACCGTTCTTTCCTCAACGAGGGCTGTCTGGTACGGTAAGGTCAGTGCTAAAATGAAGACGTCGCACCTTGGTGGTGTAGTCACTGGGTTCATCCTATATTCCGGTGCAGgtgatgaaattgattaCGAATTTGTTGGTGCCGATCTAGAAACTGCTCAAACCAATTTCTATTGGGAAAGTGTTTTGAACTACACGAACTCGGTCAATATTTCTACTACTGATACATTCGAAAACTACCATACTTACGAGCTAGATTGGCACGAAGACTATGTGACATGGTCTATTGACGGTGTCGTCGGTAGAACCTTGTACAAGAATGAAACCTATAACTCCACCACCCAAAAATACCAATACCCACAAACTCCATCTAAGGTAGATATTTCTATTTGGCCAGGTGGTAATTCTACCAACGCTCCAGGTACCATCGCATGGTCTGGTGGTGAAATTAACTGGGACGCAACAGACATCAGCAACCCAGGCTATTATTATGCTATTATCAATGAAGTTAATATTACCTGTTATGATCCACCAAGTGGTGTAAAGAAGAACGGTACTTCTGCCTATGTTTATACCTCGTCCAGTGAATTTTTGGCCAAAGACATTGCTATCACAGACGACGAGGTTATGATGGACACTGACGAGGGATCTGGTTTGGACCCACACAAGGGAGCTACCACATCTTCTACCCAGAAAAGTTCATCCTCAACATCAACCTCTTCCTCCCAAACCTCTTCTGGTCACAGTAGTTC encodes:
- the GDA1 gene encoding guanosine diphosphatase (Guanosine diphosphatase located in the Golgi~similar to YEL042W), which codes for MAPIFRNYRFAIGAFAVIMLILLIKTSSMGPSSIARTVATTASIPKTPEDVSISPINDEPGYIHDPKTEQNYPELADAVKSQTSQTCSEEHKYVIMIDAGSTGSRIHIYEFDVCTSPPTLLYEKFEMLEPGLSSFDTDSVGAANSLDPLLEVAMKYVPLKARSCTPVAVKATAGLRLLGDAKSSKILSAVRDHLEKDYPFPVVEKDGVSIMGGDEEGVFAWITTNYLLGNIGTNGPKLPTAAVFDLGGGSTQIVFEPTFSANEKMVDGEHKFDLKFGDENYTLYQFSHLGYGLKEGRNKVNSVLLENAIKDGRILKGDNTKTHELLSPCLPPKVNATKEKVTLESKETYTIDFIGPDEPSGAQCRFLTDQILNKDAECQFPPCSFNGVHQPSLVRTFKESNDIYIFSYFYDRTRPLGMPLSFTLNELKDLARTVCNGEETWKSVFGGIAGSLDELESDSHFCLDLSFQVSLLHTGYDIPLQRELRTGEKIANKEIGWCLGASLPLLKPDNWKCKLSQIE
- the YEF1 gene encoding NADH/NAD(+) kinase (ATP-NADH kinase~similar to YEL041W); the protein is MKTDRLLINASTDTCTKVDAEVETMDRPVPIKVLAEGKVLNNFEEPGLMKCGYHDAKSWVRRLSSETIVGDDMNNLYPFYVDTAYDVRRLRKDIINAKIELHVENLIIICNINDVSTVFLMREVVEWVLRNFPSITVYVQDIFEKSTQFAVSDLCDDSCCSKNRVKYWSKEFVQKHDSFFDLMITLGGDGTVLFASSIFTKEVPPIVPFALGSLGFLTNFEFQKFKETLKHILTDEVRINLRMRLQCKLYRRNKPEIDTVTGKEICFIDFVSEHHVLNEVTIDRGPAPCLSLLGLYGNDSLMTKVQGDGLIVATPTGSTAYSLSAGGSLISPSVNAIAVTPICPHTLSFRPIILPDSMELKVRVDMNSRGTSWVNFDGKDRIELKQGDYVVITASPYSVPTVESSPSEFFESISKNLNWNDREEQKPFAHILSPKNQEKYRIDSSKNRNNSISNSSESSFLSSDTQDEERKSVIETEMVVERTRQAHFAI
- the UTR2 gene encoding chitin transglycosylase UTR2 (Chitin transglycosylase~similar to YEL040W) codes for the protein MTIANSWLICLVSIFSFVIRVEASTFCNATQACPEDKPCCSQYGECGTGQYCLNNCDVRYSFSHDSCMPIPICKSSSTKFKDYSSKLGNANIFLGNVSEADWLYTGNVIDYDDEESLILAMPKNSGGTVLSSTRAVWYGKVSAKMKTSHLGGVVTGFILYSGAGDEIDYEFVGADLETAQTNFYWESVLNYTNSVNISTTDTFENYHTYELDWHEDYVTWSIDGVVGRTLYKNETYNSTTQKYQYPQTPSKVDISIWPGGNSTNAPGTIAWSGGEINWDATDISNPGYYYAIINEVNITCYDPPSGVKKNGTSAYVYTSSSEFLAKDIAITDDEVMMDTDEGSGLDPHKGATTSSTQKSSSSTSTSSSQTSSGHSSSSKKSSKTSSTASSSSSSSSSSSSPSTTTTKNGDKALSTTTSSAASNTESASSASGSASSSTSSMSGSNVGANVAANWRLAALCVILRYIL